The window AGACAGCGTCAAAATAACTTTTAACCGATCGCTCCACAAATAAGCCGAAGCACCGGGAACGATCAGCATAGCCACAACGAGGATAGCTCCTACGGACTCAAATGCCGCTACTGTTGTCACAGAGACGGCTCCCATCAGCATATAATGCACCAGCGCAGCACTCACGCCTACAGAAAGCGCCATCTCGGAGTCGAAAGACGCGATCAAAAGCTCTTTGAAAAACACCAGAACAAACGCGATATTAAGCGCAAAAACCGTTCCGAGGATCCAGACCGGACGCGGTCCCAGATCCCATTCTCCCCAGAACAGGCGGTCCCACGGCGTGTACGCGATCTCTCCGTAAAGAACGCATTCCTGATCGAGATCGACCTGCCCGGCAAATGCCGTGATCAAAACAACTCCCAACGCGAAGAGCGCTGTAAAAGTAATGCCTATCGATGAGTCTTCTTGCACGCGCCACCTGCGGTGAAACATCTCAATCAACACCGTGGCAATCACTCCGCATATAGCGGCGCCAATAAACATCGGAATCACATCGCGGCTACCCGAAAGGAGAAACGCAATAACAATGCCCGGCAAAACAGCATGGCTTAGTGCATCTCCCAAAAGCGACATCTTGCGTAATACGAGATACGCGCCCAACAAACCGCACGAGGCCCCGGCCAGTGCGCCTGTAAGCACAATCCAAAAAGGTCCCCATATCTCACTCATCTCGACCGGTCCTCCGATAACCACTGTGCGTTTTGTGGATATCTCCAACAACATCTATACCTTCTTGTGCCAGAATCAGTTCAAGCTGTTCAATAATCTCAGGCGTTAAAATATGCTCGACTTCGTCGGCGGGTCTATCCACGTGGTCCTCCTCTAAGATAGATCGATAAACCAGATAATATTCCCATAGCTGATGAGACTTGACCACAAAATCCGCCTCTTTGTGTCCCGTTTCCGTCAAAGAACACGCACCATGGTGCAGGCTCACCCACCCATCGCGTGCGAGACGCTTTGCAAGCCGACGTACGCGGTAAAGCGGCAACTGAAGCTCGCTGGCGAGGTCCGCCAACACGATCTCTCCCTTGTCCTTTGTCTGCAACGCGAGATATGCCCTCAAAAAATGCTGACCATTCTCTCGCAAGGCATTTGCCCTGAGCCGTCCCCACCTGGCGAGCACCCCGCGCCTGGGGGCAATAAGTACAGAAACGAGAAATGCAGCCGTTGCAACCAGCACCATCACCGGCCCCGTTGGAATTCGGGGTGCCAGCGCGCTCAAGCCAACCCCCAGCGCGCCGCACAGCGCGCCCAAAATACCCGACACCAGTACCATCACATGCAGCCGATCTGTCCAAAACCGCGCAGCAGCGGCTGGGGTAATCAACATCGCAGCAATGAGAATAACCCCCACTGCTTGAAGGCCCACCATAACGGTGAGCACGATCAACCCCATTAACAAAAGATCGACCACACGCTGGGAAAATCCCAGTGCAGAGATAAATTCTGCATCAAAAATGAGTCCCTTGAATTCCTTAAAAAATAGAAAAACCACAACCATAACCAGTACAGACACAATACACATCACATACAGATCAGCGCGCACAATAGACGCCGCCTGCCCAAAAAGAAACTTATCCAGACCGCTTTGATTGCCCACCTCACTCTGCTGAATATGCGTGAGCAATACAATACCCCCGCCAAAAAAAACCGAAAGCACAATGCCCAGCGCAGCGTCTGCTTTGATGCGCGTGTAATTGACAATGGCCTCAATAATAAGCACGCCCACCACACCGGAAACTGTCGCGCCCAACAGCAAAACGGGCAATGCCTTGTTCTGCGTCCACAGAAAAGCCAGCGCAACGCCCGGAAGTGCAGCATGCGCCAGCGCATCGCCCAACAGGCTCCGCCTGCGCAACACGGCAAATGCACCCAGCGTGCCCGATGTCGCCCCGATCAATAGCGAACCGAGCAAAACCAGTTGAAATGTCGCGTCCCAAATCACTTCATAAACCCCGCTGGTGATGGGCAACAGCCTGCGCGGCTTCGGAAAGCACCGTCAACCGTCCGCCATAAGTTTTGTTCAAATTATCTTCTGTGAACACATCTTCCGTCTCACCCGCGGCAACGATTCGCATATTGATCAAAACCAGCCAGTCAAAATACTGGTTCACCGTATGCAAATCGTGATGTACAACCAGCATAGTCTTCTTCTTCTCCCTCAGATCCATCAAAATGTCGATAATGGCGCGTTCGGTCGCCGCATCCACGCCGGCAAAGGGTTCGTCCATCAAATAAATTTGCGCATCTTGCGCCAGAGCGCGTGCCAGAAAAACCCGCTGTTGCTGCCCACCCGAAAGCTGATTGATCTGCCGATGTCCAAAATCGGTCATACCGACTTTTTCAAGTGCTTCCTTTGCCAGTTCTCTATCAATTTTATCTGGACGTCTCACCCACCCTACGTGCCCATAACGCCCCATAAGCACCACATCTAAGGCATTGATGGGAAAATCCCAATCCACTGACTCGCGTTGCGGCACATAGCCAATGGCCTGACGCATGCGCGAATAGGGCTTGCCGTAGATGTGGACCCACCCCGAAGCCTTGGGCACGAGATCCATAATGGCTTTGATCATCGTGCTCTTGCCCGCGCCATTGGGACCCACAACCCCCACGAGTTTGCCTTCTGGCACAGCGAGATCGACATCCCACAGAACGGGTTTCTTGTGATACGCCACCGTCATATCGTGAATGTGAATGGGCGTCACCGATTCATCAACCGCGTGTAACATTATCTCAATGCCTCGACAATAGTGTTCACATTTGATCTCACCATGCCGATGTACGTATCGGCCCCACTACCCGCAGGTCCCATCGCGTCGGAATACAGCGTGCCACCAATTGCGACATCCCACCCTTGCGCCCTGCATCCCTCGCGCACGGCATTGATAGAACGCTCGGGCACACTGCTTTCCACAAAAATAGCTTTCACCTGTCGTTTGACTATAAAATTCACCAGCAAAGACACATCGTTGACGCCGTATTCGGCCACAGTCGAAATCCCCTGAAGCCCGCGCACTTCAATGCCGTAAGCAAGGCCAAAATATCCAAAGGCGTCGTGTGCCGTAATCAGCACGCGCTGGTCGCTGGGAATGCGTGCAATCTGCGCCTTTGCCCAGGCGTCGAGATTGAGCAATTGCTTGCGATACGCCCCGGCATTGGCGCGAAATATATCTGCACCATCGGCGTCACGCTCGCTCAGCGCCTGGACTACCACAGGCAGGGTCTCTGCCCACATGCTGACGTCAAACCAGATATGAGGGTCGTGCTCTCCTTGTCCAGCAACCGGTTTTCGCAGCCTATCTTTGGGAATATCCCGCGTCACGGGAATCACCGTCTTGCTGCGCGCCATCTTTTCAAATATACCTTCCAGCTTGCCTTCCAGAAAGA is drawn from Gemmatimonadota bacterium and contains these coding sequences:
- a CDS encoding metal ABC transporter permease produces the protein MLLEISTKRTVVIGGPVEMSEIWGPFWIVLTGALAGASCGLLGAYLVLRKMSLLGDALSHAVLPGIVIAFLLSGSRDVIPMFIGAAICGVIATVLIEMFHRRWRVQEDSSIGITFTALFALGVVLITAFAGQVDLDQECVLYGEIAYTPWDRLFWGEWDLGPRPVWILGTVFALNIAFVLVFFKELLIASFDSEMALSVGVSAALVHYMLMGAVSVTTVAAFESVGAILVVAMLIVPGASAYLWSDRLKVILTLSALMGVISAIAGYFLAGIWNSSIAGAMVVVMGVLFALSLIFAPHYGLLGRFVRQVRLSLRVARDHVLLKLLRERESQRVSALSWGDLIDTAARWVSGIAIRSLIWQGLIKRENGHFSLGEQGVIHATRLLRNHRLWESYLNQLGLPPDHVHAPADALEHFTDDHLREEIRAALPNIATDPQGKRIPEG
- a CDS encoding metal ABC transporter permease; the encoded protein is MPITSGVYEVIWDATFQLVLLGSLLIGATSGTLGAFAVLRRRSLLGDALAHAALPGVALAFLWTQNKALPVLLLGATVSGVVGVLIIEAIVNYTRIKADAALGIVLSVFFGGGIVLLTHIQQSEVGNQSGLDKFLFGQAASIVRADLYVMCIVSVLVMVVVFLFFKEFKGLIFDAEFISALGFSQRVVDLLLMGLIVLTVMVGLQAVGVILIAAMLITPAAAARFWTDRLHVMVLVSGILGALCGALGVGLSALAPRIPTGPVMVLVATAAFLVSVLIAPRRGVLARWGRLRANALRENGQHFLRAYLALQTKDKGEIVLADLASELQLPLYRVRRLAKRLARDGWVSLHHGACSLTETGHKEADFVVKSHQLWEYYLVYRSILEEDHVDRPADEVEHILTPEIIEQLELILAQEGIDVVGDIHKTHSGYRRTGRDE
- a CDS encoding ABC transporter ATP-binding protein, whose amino-acid sequence is MTPIHIHDMTVAYHKKPVLWDVDLAVPEGKLVGVVGPNGAGKSTMIKAIMDLVPKASGWVHIYGKPYSRMRQAIGYVPQRESVDWDFPINALDVVLMGRYGHVGWVRRPDKIDRELAKEALEKVGMTDFGHRQINQLSGGQQQRVFLARALAQDAQIYLMDEPFAGVDAATERAIIDILMDLREKKKTMLVVHHDLHTVNQYFDWLVLINMRIVAAGETEDVFTEDNLNKTYGGRLTVLSEAAQAVAHHQRGL
- a CDS encoding zinc ABC transporter substrate-binding protein, whose amino-acid sequence is MYRFFIIAGVLFLCACGGGETPPVEQDKRLVVCTTGMVGDLVRHVAGDRAEVISLMGPGIDPHYYKATQGDLQKLSRADVIFYNGLFLEGKLEGIFEKMARSKTVIPVTRDIPKDRLRKPVAGQGEHDPHIWFDVSMWAETLPVVVQALSERDADGADIFRANAGAYRKQLLNLDAWAKAQIARIPSDQRVLITAHDAFGYFGLAYGIEVRGLQGISTVAEYGVNDVSLLVNFIVKRQVKAIFVESSVPERSINAVREGCRAQGWDVAIGGTLYSDAMGPAGSGADTYIGMVRSNVNTIVEALR